In Legionella cincinnatiensis, the DNA window TCATCTCCAGGTAGTTGATGCACCTGTTTCAGGTGGTGTAGCCGGGGCAGCAGCCGCTACTCTAACCTTTATGGTTGGTGGCGAAGAACACGCGTTCCATATGGCAAAACCTTTTTTAGCAGCTATGGGACAAAAAATCATTTACACAGGGATTGCAGGAAGTGGCCAAGCAGCAAAAATCTGTAATAATATGATTCTGGGCATCTCAATGATTGCTATTTCGGAGGCCTTTGTTCTTGCGGAACAATTACAATTATCACCACAAAAACTTTTTGAGGTAGTAAGTAATGCTTCGGGACAATGCTGGGCAATGACTAAATATGCACCTGTTCCAGGCGTTTTAGAAAATGTTCCTGCAAATAATGATTATAAGCCAGGATTCGCTGCAGCAATGATGCTTAAAGATTTATTACTCAGTCAAGATTCGGCGCACTCCGTAAATCTGGAAACCCCTTTAGGGTCGAAAGCCACTCAAATTTACCAACATTTTGTGGATCAAGGTCTTGGTGAGGCCGATTTTTCAGCCATAATCAAATTAATCGCTCAAGGGAAAGAGGTATAACATGCATGCTCCTTTACGCACCCCTCAATTAACACCAACAGAAGACTCCTTAACTGAGTTTTGGTCCGAAATAGCACAACAAACTTTGGATTGGCTACGTCCCTGGGATACAGTATTGACTGGTGGTTTGCAACATGGCGATGTAACTTGGTTTAAAGGTGGGAAACTAAACGTCAGCTTAAATTGTCTGGATAGACATCTTCCCCATAAAGCAAATCACCCAGCAATTATTTGGGAGAGCGATGATCCAAGCCAAAATAAAACATTAACTTTTGCAAAATTACATGCTGAAGTATGCCGCATGAGCAATGTACTCAAACAATTCAATGTAAAAAAAGGGGATAAAGTCGCCATCTACTTACCGATGATTCCTGAAGCAGCAATCGCCATGCTTGCTTGCACCCGAATTGGTGCAGTACACACGGTCATATTTGCTGGTTTTTCAGCCCAAGCTTTAAGACAACGTGTACTCGCATCAGAATGCAGCTGTATTATTACTGCAAACCACTTTTATCGCGGAGGTAAATTAGTAGGATTAAAAGAACAAATTGATGAGGCATGCAAGGATTTGTCATTACCTAGGCTTGTCATTAAAACCAGTAATGATCCTATTGCTTTTGATACAAATAAAGATCATTGGTGGCATGAGTTAAAAGAGAAAGTAAGTGATCATTGTGATCCTGAACCTATGGATGCCGAAGATCCATTGTTTATTCTTTATACTTCGGGCAGCACAGGACAACCTAAGGGAGTAGTTCATACTACAGGAGGTTATCTGGTACAAACAGCTTATACTCATCAGTTGCTCTTTAATTGTCACGATAATGACGTTTTTTGGTGTACCGCTGATGTAGGTTGGGTGACTGGTCATAGCTATTTAGTGTATGGCCCTCTTTGTAATGGAATCACCACGCTTATCTTTGAAGGAATCCCTACTTGGCCTGATCCTTCCAGAAATTGGCAAATTGTGGATAAGTATCAAGTGAATGTCTTTTATACCGCACCTACTGCAATACGTGCTTTAATGCGCGCAGGAGATGACTGGCTCGCATCCAGCTCTCGCAGTTCTTTACGCTTACTAGGTTCCGTAGGTGAACCCATCAATCCCGAAGCATGGCAATGGTATTTTCAAAAAGTAGGCCAAAGTCGATGTCCAATAATCGATACCTGGTGGCAAACAGAAACTGGGGCAGTAATGATTAGTCCAAGAGTAGACGAGCCGAGCAGCAAACCTGGAGCTGCGCGCCAACCCATTCCAGGGGTTATCCCAGTGTTACTGAATGAGCATGGCCATGAAATAACCGGCGTTGGTGAAGGATATTTAGCGATAAAATATCCCTGGCCTTCTATGGCACGAACTATAGCAGGAGATCACCATCGCTATTGTACCACCTATTTGCATCATGGCTATTACATTACTGGTGATGGCGCCAAGCGTGACGCAGATGGGGATTATTGGATCACCGGCCGTGTGGATGATGTCATTAATGTTTCAGGCCATCGCTTAGGTACTGCAGAAATTGAAAGTGCATTGGTGAGTCACCCTAGTGTTGCAGAAGCAGCTGTTGTTGGTATTCCTCATGAGTTAAAGGGGCAAGGAATTTATGCTTTTGTCATTTTAAGGGACGGTTTCACTGCAAATGATGCGTTAAAAGCTCAGTTAATCAAACAAGTAAATCAAGAAATAAGCCCTATAGCCAAACCAGATGTTATTCATTTTACTCATGACTTACCAAAAACACGCTCCGGTAAAATCATGCGGCGTATTTTGCGCAAAATCGCAGCAAAAGAAATACAAAGTCTTGAAGAGTTAGGTGACATATCGACTTTAGCAAATCCTCAAATTGTTGCACAACTATGGGAAGAGTCGGCACAATTTTAACCTGGAAAAATACATTCATAGTCATGAGTGGATGAAAAACCAAGAATTCTCACCATAACGCAACAGCGCTCATGGTGAGGCCATTTTACTCTTAAAAAGACTTAACACTTAAAGTTTTAGAAATAGAGAGAGCTGAATCCTTGTTCCAAATCCAATCGTC includes these proteins:
- the acs gene encoding acetate--CoA ligase, whose amino-acid sequence is MHAPLRTPQLTPTEDSLTEFWSEIAQQTLDWLRPWDTVLTGGLQHGDVTWFKGGKLNVSLNCLDRHLPHKANHPAIIWESDDPSQNKTLTFAKLHAEVCRMSNVLKQFNVKKGDKVAIYLPMIPEAAIAMLACTRIGAVHTVIFAGFSAQALRQRVLASECSCIITANHFYRGGKLVGLKEQIDEACKDLSLPRLVIKTSNDPIAFDTNKDHWWHELKEKVSDHCDPEPMDAEDPLFILYTSGSTGQPKGVVHTTGGYLVQTAYTHQLLFNCHDNDVFWCTADVGWVTGHSYLVYGPLCNGITTLIFEGIPTWPDPSRNWQIVDKYQVNVFYTAPTAIRALMRAGDDWLASSSRSSLRLLGSVGEPINPEAWQWYFQKVGQSRCPIIDTWWQTETGAVMISPRVDEPSSKPGAARQPIPGVIPVLLNEHGHEITGVGEGYLAIKYPWPSMARTIAGDHHRYCTTYLHHGYYITGDGAKRDADGDYWITGRVDDVINVSGHRLGTAEIESALVSHPSVAEAAVVGIPHELKGQGIYAFVILRDGFTANDALKAQLIKQVNQEISPIAKPDVIHFTHDLPKTRSGKIMRRILRKIAAKEIQSLEELGDISTLANPQIVAQLWEESAQF
- the mmsB gene encoding 3-hydroxyisobutyrate dehydrogenase, with the protein product MAKIGFVGLGHMGLPMAINLIKAGHQVTGYDLQQTALQHFSQAGGFIAPNIQELAHNKEVIITMLQTGQQVLGVCHSNNGLFQAAKKDTLFIDCSTIDVNSSRELHHLATQHHLQVVDAPVSGGVAGAAAATLTFMVGGEEHAFHMAKPFLAAMGQKIIYTGIAGSGQAAKICNNMILGISMIAISEAFVLAEQLQLSPQKLFEVVSNASGQCWAMTKYAPVPGVLENVPANNDYKPGFAAAMMLKDLLLSQDSAHSVNLETPLGSKATQIYQHFVDQGLGEADFSAIIKLIAQGKEV